The Pukyongiella litopenaei region TTGGGCGGCCTCAAAGGCCGGGTCCTCGACCTGCTGAACATTGTCTCCGAGCCGTTCGAAAGCCGCCCTAATCTCGCCTTGCATGGCGTGAAGGACAGCTTGTTTGAGATCGTCATCCCGCTGACGACGCACCTCATCCATGACCGCGGTCCGCATTCCCGCCTTCTGCAACTGATCGAAGATCCGGCCGGCGGCTACGGAATCCAGCTGCTTGGTGTCGCCCACCAGGACCACGCGGGCAGCATTGGTGCGTTCGGCATAATCCATAAAGGTGCGCATGTCCTGGGCCGAGGCCATGGACGCTTCATCGAGGACAAGGATTGTACGGCTGTTGTCCACATCCTGCGGATGGTAACGTTCGGCCGTGACCACCTTCGCCAGCGTTTCGGCCTGTCCGAGTACCTTTTTGAGTTCACCAACAGCCTGGTGGCTTGGTGCATAGCCCCGGACCTCATATCCGCTCTGACCGGCATAGTGAGACAAGCGGTTGAGGGCTTCTTTTGCGCTTTCCAGCATGAAGGTCTTGCCGGTACCTGCGTAGCCCTGAACTCCGACATAGCGGCCATCGCCCGACAGCATCGTGATGATGGCCTCTTTCTGACCAACGCTGAGAGTGCGGACTGCATTCAACTTTCGCTCCAGATTGCTGACGCCACTACGACCGGGTTCCGCTTGTAGCTCCGGCCCGGCGGTCTTGCCGGCTTCGCGCCATGTGGTGAGTATGGACAGCTCCAATGCGACCGAAGCCTTGTCGGTAAGGGTCTGTTCATCCTTCCCGCCGGCAAAGAGGTGGCCGTCTTCAATGCGTCGATTGATTTCCCGATCGAGATCGTCAAATCCGGATCCTCTGGAGAACGACATTGCAGCCATCGTAAGATCAGCCCTGCTATATGCCGCTTCCCTCTCGCTAACGTGTTCAATCGCCCGCGAGACAGCCTGAACGGTGTCGTCTTCAGGTCTCCGAAACGCACCCTGAACCCGCGCATGCAGGGCTGTCATCCGGATCCCGGTATTTTCCGCAATGTTGCGCTCCAGCGCGGCGCGGTTGTCAGTCAGAAGTATCGCCTCTTCGCGTGCCCTGCTGATCTCGACGTAGAACCCCTTCTGTGTGGCCAGGCGGTCACCGCCATTCATGGCGACTATCACCCGATCCACCGTCTCACCCTGCACCGAGTGGGCAGTTGCCGCGTAGTCATGTTCCAGTCCACGCGCTCCGAGGCTCTGCGCATCGACCTGCAACTGCCGGCCCGCGCGGGTTTCCAATCCTATGCTGCCATTCCCGATCGACGTAATCCTGGCGCGCTCGCCATTGATCAGGTCGCTGGACTTGTCCGTGATCCGCACCCGGACGGCCTCACCAACGGCCAGTTCCCGAATCTCGGGCCGATAGGCTACAAGAGCCGTGCCCAGGGCACGCCCTTGAAATGTCATGATCAGTGGCAGGTTGATATGTGCGCCATCTGTTTCACGCCTGACCCTCAGGCTATTGGCTTTGCAGTCTGCCTCGTCGACCACATAAAGCACATTTCTTTGCAGCCCGTGTTCTGCATGGCTGACGACGGACTGAAGCACATCGCCGGAGGAATAGCTCCGCGCATCGGCCTTTTCGACATCGGTCATGCTGCGCGGCACAAGCGCGGAGACCGGATAACCGTCCCGTGACAGGCTGCCTTCCTCTTTCAGACCGTCGCGGACGGCGGCGTTGATTTCTGCCCGGGAGGCGTTGGTCAGCGTCAGAATCCGTGTCTCAAGCCGCTCCTCATGTGAAAGGCCCAAAAACGTTTCCGCCGCCGCTTGCCGGGGGTTTTCCACCTTACGGATGCGGTTTCCCAGCCTGGCGAAGGCATCGGAAATGTCGCCCCGCACGGCATCGTAAACAGCCGCGCGCAGATCGTCGTCCCGCTGTCGCCTGATGTCATCCATCAGCGCGGTGCGCATCCCCGCCTCCTGAAGCTGTGCGAAGGGCTGACCGGCGCTCACCGCGTCAAGTTGTTTGATATCGCCGATCAGAACAACCCGTGCCGCATTGGTGCGCTCGGCGTAATCCATGAAGCTGCGCATATCGCGGGCAGAGGCCATGGATGCCTCATCGACCAGAAGGATCGTACGGCTGTTATCCACCGTCTGCGGATGGGTCCGTTCACTGATTACGACGCTGGCCAGGGTGGAAGTTCGGTCGATCACCGATCCCAGCTCCCTTGTGGCCTGAAGGCTCGGAGCATACCCTCTTACCGTATATCCCGCCGACACAGCGAGCTCATTGAGCTTCCGGATCATGTGGGTCTTCCCGGTTCCAGCATAGCCCTGAACCCCGACATACCGGCCTGCGCCGGAAAGGGATGTTTCAAGAGCGGATCTCTGACCGACCGTCAGGGCCAGCTCGTTCTCCGGGGCCGCAGCCAGGTCGGGCGTTCCAGGTTTGCCACCACCCAACCCGAGATCCAGCCCGGTGGATTTTTCCGCCCGTCGCCAGGTCTTGATGATCGAGTTTTCGACGGCAACGGTTGCCCGGTCTGTCAGGTGTTCACCTTGCTTGCCATTCGCATAGAGCTTGCCAGAGGCCAGGCGCCTGTCTATCTCCCGGTCTACCTCCTCGATGTCGGACCCTTCGGAAAACCGCAAGGCTGCGGTAAGCAGCACATTCCGCTCATATACAGACTGGCGTTCACTCACATGATCAATCGCCCTGCTGACAGCTCTTGCGACGTCAGTTTCGGCCTCTTTCACTTCGTCTTTCTGCGGCGAGGTGATGAGGTTCTTCATCCAGGCGACGATTTCGGCAAGGCGTGACTGCTCCCCGATCACGCCATGCTCTTCAGCCCGGTCATAGCGTGCCTCTCTCTGCATCGGGACGGGGGCCTGGTTCTCGAGCCGACCCCGCTCGATCAAATCCTTTGACAGACCAAACCCTATCGCTTCCTTGCGCCAATCTGCGCGTAGGCTCTCCCGGTCCAGATCCCGATGTTTGGCGGCGCGGGTTGCAAGGGTAGCCTTTTGGGCTGTGGCGGCGGAATACTCGACGCCCTTGCTGTCGAGAGCCGCGATGATCTCCCTGCGCCGCGTCGAGAATTGCTCGGCCACCTCTTTAGGGATACCGCTGATATTGACCTCACCGTATTTGCCGCGTTCGGTCGCGATCCCAAGCTCCGTCATCCGGGCCTCGAACCCGGAGCGGTAAATCTCGGTGATGAGTTTGCGGTTGTTGAACAGTTCTTCGTTGCGCAGCGCGGTGTATTCGCCCTTTTCGTTGAGAACCATGTTCGCGATCACTGCATGGCTGTGCAGGTTCGGATCGAGCGCGCGCGACGTGTCATGGCGATAGATCCCGGCAATGATCCCCTCGCCGCTGGTCGTGACGATCTCACCCTCCTCCTGATAGCGCGTCCTGACGAACCGTCCTTCCACCACCTCCATCGCCTTGCGCACCGCCGCGTCATGGGCCTCGACGATGCGTTGATCGCCAATGACCAGAGCCGCGATGGAGGCCGATTTCGAGGCAGAGAAAGTCAGGTCGATGCCGGGACGATGCAGGCGTTCGCCCTCGACATAGCGGCCCATGAGCCGCCCGTCGGGGGTCTGGCCGTCCAGCAGTTCCGCGAAGCGGGCATCGTCCACGGGCCCGGTCAGGCCGATCGCTTCGGCAGCCTTGCCGAACCAGGCGGTTGCATTCTTTCCCTCGTCCGAGCCTTCCTTGTAGTAGCCTTCCTGCTGGTAATACCCGCTGGCGGCGGCACCGGTCGAGACGGTGGAGATCGACATCATGAGCGGTCTGCTCCTTTCAGCAGCACTTCAATGTACAAGGCTCTCGATGCGGCACTGGCGGGCGGCACCGGGTCCGGTTCGGGTAACGGGAGCCGTGGCTGAACCGGGATTGCCGGCGGGGCAGGGGAGGGCACCGCGCCCTCCGGCACCGCGTCGGGGCCGCATTCCGCCATCGCGGGCTCGGGCACATCCGGGGGCGCTGCAACCGGCCCCGTCTTATCCGGCCCCGTCTCACCCGACAGTGCTTCCTCGGGCCAGGGCAGGCGGAGCTTGTCCCGTGCGCGCCGGCCGGTCTGGCCGTCATTGCGGGCGAAGGCGTCGAGCGGATCGGGCGGGGCGATCTCCACGATTTCCAGCCCGCGCGCACGGCCACTGGAAAAATGCTCCCAGTACCAGTCCCGGTCGGAGCGCGCCGACGCGTCCCCGATCCCCTTTGCCCCGTCGGGGCGTACCCGGTCGAGCCAGCGGTAGAACTCCGCCTTCTGCTCCTGCGCGGGCAGGCCGGCAAATCCCCTGGTGGGCCGGGTGCCCTCGCTCAGATCCGCGTTGATCGCCTGAACGTCCATGCCGCCCCGGTCGAAACCGGGGCCGCGATAGGGGATCAACTTCGGCGCCCGGGCCGTGGTTCTGACCGGATCGAAACGGACCATCGCGGTGGGTGCGTCATAGGCGGGCCGGAAATAGGCCACGAATTGCGGCAGCGACTGGATTTCCGCCGGGGTGACGATCGGGCGTTGGGTCCGGCGCCCGACAATGCCCACGCCGTCGCGCGTGTCATGGGCGCCCAGCGTCAGGTTCTCGGTCATTTCCACAACGTCTTCTTCGCCAAGCGAGCGGGACGACCGTTGCGCGGTGGCGAAATCCGGCGTGTTGAACACCACGCGATTGTTGAGAACGCCTGAGATCGTCTCGGCCGCCTTCTCGCCGTAAAGATCCTCAAGCTGCGAGAACACCTGGTAGCCGACGACGAAGGCGCCGCCGAACTGCCGGATTTCGGCGAGCGAACGGGGCAGGAACGGCAACCTGTTGAGCGTGGGAACCTCGTCGAGAAAGAACCAGACCTTGGGGTCGCGGCTTTCCGGCGTGGTCATCAGCGCATTGGCCGCGACCTCGAAGAGCGTCGAGACGATGTTGCGGGTCGCGGCCGAAAGCTCGGCATTGCCGGTCAGGAAGACGAAACCGGGGCGTTCGTTTACGACCCAGTCGCGGATCGAGAACGGCTCGCCATCGTCGCGCAGATATTCCAGGAACCGCAGCTCGGTGATCATGTTGGCGCGGATCGAGGCCGATGTGCGGGCGACGTGGTCTCCGAAGAAATGCGCGCCCGGCGTGGACTGGACGATCCGCGCCAGATCATCCGCCGGCATGGTCATGATCGCGTGGCGCAATTCCGCGTTACTGCCCTTGCCGGCCTTGGCCAGCTCGCGCGCCGCATACTGGAACACCAGTCGCGCCGATTGTGTCCAGAACGTCTCGAGGGCACCGGGATGATCCGGGATCATCACCTCGGCGATCTGCGCGAAGCCCTCGTTGGTGCTGACCTCGTTGAAGGGCGACCAGCCCACGGAGCGCTCGTCGAACGGGTTGACGATGATGTCGGTGGCCGCATCGTAATGGTCACGCAGCAGGCCCCCCATGCGGTCGTAGACAATGGCGCGCCCGCCGGCGGCGCGGATCGTGTTCAGAAGTTCGTGCATGGCGTTGGTCTTGCCGGTGCCGACGGTGCCGGTGATGCCGATCTGCGCTTCCACCGCGTTCGGTGGAAACTCGATGCCCGCCAGCGTGTAGCGCGGTCCCTGCTTCACGCCCTGGCCGAACTTCTTCTCATAGGCCCGCCATTTCCGGTACGACCAGGACTTCAGATGCCGTGCCGACACCAGCCGGGCGCCGCGGACATGCTCTTCCTCCTTCAGCGACCGGCCCACGACAATGAACACCGCGAAGACCAGCGCGAACGCGACCGCCGTCGGGAGCAGGGCGAGCCAGACAAAGCGCCGCGCGTTGGCCTCATAGACCTCGTAAATTCCTCGCAGTACCGGATCGGCGTAGATTTCGCCCGCGCTGCGGGTCACGCGCCGGCCGTCCAGGTCGATATAGGTCAGTTCCCGGTCTTCCGTGCCGCGTCGCTCGACGTTGAAATCCGCGATCCACCAGGTCGCGGTCAGCCTTACCTTGTCGATCTCGTAATTCTGCCAGACCAGCCAGACATAGACGGCGGTGAACACGGCCGCGGCGACGGACAGGGAGTATTTGACGACCTGGGTCGCCATGCGCGTCCAGTGTTGAGTTGTCTGCCCGCCTCTGACAATCTGTGTGGGTCTTCTGTTGCGCATTATGTGGGAATCCCTCGTTCCGGTCGCAGCAGGCGCAGGAAATGCTGACGTCCAGCGAAGACACCACGGCGACCTTTGTGGGAATCCCAATCTCCAGGCAGGGTCGCCGTGGCCTTTGGTGCGCCAACTTCTCCGTCGGATGCTGCCGTACTGATAAGCGATGTTATGGTAAATAAGTCAGAATTACTGACCCGGTTCAGCAGCCCTTGGCCACCTTCGCGCGCTCCAGAACCGCCGCCCGTTCCGAGATCGCCAGCATCCGGTTATAGGCCTGCGGATCGACCGACGCGCCGCCCGTCGCGGCGGTGGCCGAGCCGGCCAGCGCCGTGGCCGTGCCGACATTGCGGATCGCCTGCACCGATCCGGCTTTGGTGAGTGCACCGGCGCCGGCAACGCTCAGGCCCGCATCCAGCAGCCCCAGCGTCAGGCCGGCCCTGCGGCTGCGTGCGCGTTCGGCCCGGTCGATCTCGCCCGCCTGGGCGTAAAGTGTGGTCAGTTCCGCATCGAGCGCGGCGCAGCTCTGGCCCAGATCGGCCTTGGTGGGCTGCCGGGCGGATGCGCTCGCCACGCTCGACAGGCCGTTCATGGCCGTCACATTCGTAGTCGTCTGGCTGCCGCCGCCGAAACAGGCGGACAGTATCAGGCAGGCCCCCAGGGCCGCCGCCGTGGTTTTGATGGAGTTCATCGGGTTTTCTTCGGTCCTTGAAATTCGGGCTTCCGGCCGTTTCGCGATGGGCGATGGCGGACTGGCGTTGCGCATGGTGTCCTGGCTATTGCTGCTGGCTGCCCTCTCCCTTGGCTTCCGTGATGGCTTCGAGCGCGGTGGCGCTCCCCGCGCCCCGGACGATGCCGCCGGGCCCGGCAAAGACCGGCGTGCCGGTGGCGCCGATGGCGCGGGCGAGCCGTGCCGCCCGTTGCAGATCCCGG contains the following coding sequences:
- the mobF gene encoding MobF family relaxase, with translation MMSISTVSTGAAASGYYQQEGYYKEGSDEGKNATAWFGKAAEAIGLTGPVDDARFAELLDGQTPDGRLMGRYVEGERLHRPGIDLTFSASKSASIAALVIGDQRIVEAHDAAVRKAMEVVEGRFVRTRYQEEGEIVTTSGEGIIAGIYRHDTSRALDPNLHSHAVIANMVLNEKGEYTALRNEELFNNRKLITEIYRSGFEARMTELGIATERGKYGEVNISGIPKEVAEQFSTRRREIIAALDSKGVEYSAATAQKATLATRAAKHRDLDRESLRADWRKEAIGFGLSKDLIERGRLENQAPVPMQREARYDRAEEHGVIGEQSRLAEIVAWMKNLITSPQKDEVKEAETDVARAVSRAIDHVSERQSVYERNVLLTAALRFSEGSDIEEVDREIDRRLASGKLYANGKQGEHLTDRATVAVENSIIKTWRRAEKSTGLDLGLGGGKPGTPDLAAAPENELALTVGQRSALETSLSGAGRYVGVQGYAGTGKTHMIRKLNELAVSAGYTVRGYAPSLQATRELGSVIDRTSTLASVVISERTHPQTVDNSRTILLVDEASMASARDMRSFMDYAERTNAARVVLIGDIKQLDAVSAGQPFAQLQEAGMRTALMDDIRRQRDDDLRAAVYDAVRGDISDAFARLGNRIRKVENPRQAAAETFLGLSHEERLETRILTLTNASRAEINAAVRDGLKEEGSLSRDGYPVSALVPRSMTDVEKADARSYSSGDVLQSVVSHAEHGLQRNVLYVVDEADCKANSLRVRRETDGAHINLPLIMTFQGRALGTALVAYRPEIRELAVGEAVRVRITDKSSDLINGERARITSIGNGSIGLETRAGRQLQVDAQSLGARGLEHDYAATAHSVQGETVDRVIVAMNGGDRLATQKGFYVEISRAREEAILLTDNRAALERNIAENTGIRMTALHARVQGAFRRPEDDTVQAVSRAIEHVSEREAAYSRADLTMAAMSFSRGSGFDDLDREINRRIEDGHLFAGGKDEQTLTDKASVALELSILTTWREAGKTAGPELQAEPGRSGVSNLERKLNAVRTLSVGQKEAIITMLSGDGRYVGVQGYAGTGKTFMLESAKEALNRLSHYAGQSGYEVRGYAPSHQAVGELKKVLGQAETLAKVVTAERYHPQDVDNSRTILVLDEASMASAQDMRTFMDYAERTNAARVVLVGDTKQLDSVAAGRIFDQLQKAGMRTAVMDEVRRQRDDDLKQAVLHAMQGEIRAAFERLGDNVQQVEDPAFEAAQRYLSLTPSEQENTRILTLTNRARHIVSSVVRESLIMDETVAREELHLHGLTNRQLTLAQLADARSFQVGDVVMAVVTSRDFGLKKNSLYEVSEVDAEKNRLIVTRETDGEQIPLPLSVKFNQRDLGKALVAYEKEGRAISAGDLVRFRIPDPESGITNGMRAKVIATYEGAFRVKTRDDETITLSTDSLASRGVELDYAATAHAVQGESIDNVIVAMRHSEKLVTQKSFYVEISRARDGAVLLTDDPDKLSRNIERQTGVRQTALDAWIDGRHAGNGLSRPEEEKTREDAKPQAREQAREQVRTEPDRDGKAHQLDLFGGPERAKEISDKVKAIETYAEQQLVRGKELTR
- a CDS encoding type IV secretion system DNA-binding domain-containing protein; translated protein: MATQVVKYSLSVAAAVFTAVYVWLVWQNYEIDKVRLTATWWIADFNVERRGTEDRELTYIDLDGRRVTRSAGEIYADPVLRGIYEVYEANARRFVWLALLPTAVAFALVFAVFIVVGRSLKEEEHVRGARLVSARHLKSWSYRKWRAYEKKFGQGVKQGPRYTLAGIEFPPNAVEAQIGITGTVGTGKTNAMHELLNTIRAAGGRAIVYDRMGGLLRDHYDAATDIIVNPFDERSVGWSPFNEVSTNEGFAQIAEVMIPDHPGALETFWTQSARLVFQYAARELAKAGKGSNAELRHAIMTMPADDLARIVQSTPGAHFFGDHVARTSASIRANMITELRFLEYLRDDGEPFSIRDWVVNERPGFVFLTGNAELSAATRNIVSTLFEVAANALMTTPESRDPKVWFFLDEVPTLNRLPFLPRSLAEIRQFGGAFVVGYQVFSQLEDLYGEKAAETISGVLNNRVVFNTPDFATAQRSSRSLGEEDVVEMTENLTLGAHDTRDGVGIVGRRTQRPIVTPAEIQSLPQFVAYFRPAYDAPTAMVRFDPVRTTARAPKLIPYRGPGFDRGGMDVQAINADLSEGTRPTRGFAGLPAQEQKAEFYRWLDRVRPDGAKGIGDASARSDRDWYWEHFSSGRARGLEIVEIAPPDPLDAFARNDGQTGRRARDKLRLPWPEEALSGETGPDKTGPVAAPPDVPEPAMAECGPDAVPEGAVPSPAPPAIPVQPRLPLPEPDPVPPASAASRALYIEVLLKGADRS